In the genome of Deinococcus deserti VCD115, one region contains:
- a CDS encoding DedA family protein, which produces MAEWVQNLMDSMGYLGILLLMVIENVFPPIPSELIMPSAGFAASRGDMNLALVVLMGTLGSVLGTLPLYYLGRAFGEERLVAWADKYGKWLTLSGKDIRKADDWFDRHGTKAVLFGRMVPGIRSLLSLPAGMSEMPLPKFLIYSAIGSAMWASVLAGAGYMLGENYDKVEHYVAPVSKIVLGVLIVAAAVWFMRRKRSQSAGS; this is translated from the coding sequence ATGGCCGAGTGGGTACAGAATCTGATGGACAGCATGGGGTATCTGGGGATCCTGTTGCTGATGGTAATCGAGAACGTATTTCCCCCTATTCCAAGCGAATTGATCATGCCCTCGGCCGGCTTTGCCGCGTCGCGCGGCGATATGAATCTGGCCCTGGTGGTGCTGATGGGCACACTGGGCAGCGTGCTGGGCACCCTGCCTCTGTACTACCTGGGCCGGGCGTTCGGGGAAGAGCGGCTGGTCGCCTGGGCCGACAAATACGGCAAGTGGCTCACACTGAGCGGCAAGGACATCCGCAAGGCTGACGACTGGTTTGACCGCCACGGGACCAAAGCGGTGCTGTTCGGACGTATGGTGCCGGGCATCCGCAGCCTGCTGAGCCTGCCGGCCGGCATGAGTGAGATGCCGCTGCCCAAGTTCCTGATCTACAGTGCCATCGGCTCGGCAATGTGGGCGTCGGTGCTGGCAGGAGCCGGCTACATGCTGGGCGAGAACTACGACAAGGTCGAGCATTACGTGGCGCCGGTCAGCAAAATCGTTCTGGGAGTGCTGATCGTCGCGGCGGCTGTGTGGTTCATGCGCCGCAAGCGTTCTCAGAGCGCGGGCAGCTGA